CATCTGCTCCTGCCAGGTAGCCAGAATTAAGATGCCCTACCCAATTAGCCAGGCCGTCGGGGTCCGGCTGCCGGTCCAAACACTGCTGGTAAAACCTGGTAACAAAAGCTTCTACCCCTGAATCAGCAAAAGCTAGGCTGGGAATAGATAATGATATGAGCATTATCACCGAAAAAATTATGGCAAAAACCTTTACCCTTTTAGCCATGGCCCCTCTTTTCCTTAAAATATTTGATTTTTTTATATGTAAAACAGTTATTTTAATTCTATTAAAAATAATAGTTTTGTCCAGAGAAAGATAAGCTTTTTGCTTTATTTTAAAAAATCCCCAAATAATACAAAGCTATACCTGCCCCTGCTGAGCCCAGCAGCAGAAAAATAGGGTTTACCTTAACCGTAAGCAGCAGCACCAGGCTTACGGCCATAATGGCCAAACTGGCCACATCCCATGACCCCCAGCCAACTGGCCCCAAAAATAAAATATTTCTGCCCACAAATACCGCTGCCGCTATAATTAAGGCCAGCACCACCGGCTTAATGCCCCATAGAAGCCTTTTGACCAGGGGATGGGAACGGAACCGGTACAGCAGCCGGGCAGTGGCGGCAATCAATATAAAAGAGGGAAGCACCACTCCCAGGGTAGCTGCCGCCGCGCCCCCTATGC
This genomic stretch from Actinomycetota bacterium harbors:
- a CDS encoding chromate transporter, which produces MIYLQLFISFFKIGLFSFGGGYGMIPLIERELVANGWFSAQEFVRIISISEMTPGPIAVNTATLAGYNTAGIGGAAAATLGVVLPSFILIAATARLLYRFRSHPLVKRLLWGIKPVVLALIIAAAVFVGRNILFLGPVGWGSWDVASLAIMAVSLVLLLTVKVNPIFLLLGSAGAGIALYYLGIF